The Papaver somniferum cultivar HN1 chromosome 3, ASM357369v1, whole genome shotgun sequence genome includes a region encoding these proteins:
- the LOC113357715 gene encoding uncharacterized protein LOC113357715 isoform X1: protein MGDSYTSHTFQSSFMQMFEEFKDIRRTWNQINLPPNVSSFVPSETYDSVFRPVPDRTYDLSPIQREETWSREPIVNSSGKRVNIKKLFRQYEQLEEEGATEDTLQAISRAIHMEVNRCVDNGEEPQKEDSDDGEPLENIDTDGDTSSTHDHNGHSHIQKEEVESRNITIIDDSDLFSDEEDLVIEETNECLAKSLSENDDTCDVGMEVSSSTEDPVIQEAMQGLSNPLCESLSNDDPPKLEVTSQRVVNPSFRTIPHLGLELCASKVLSEFLASKYPPYVFESNTMQVFREEQIEVPSTYVLYTLPSVERTKCGGGSRGMIILLFPQFANILLKLLQYMQIVLWVDPQIFRLLIYGESILNVSRMRQLGAQFQFLLPCLFQVFLLFFLQWFETLMTMLI from the coding sequence atgggggaTAGTTATACTTCTCATACGTTCCAATCTAGTTTCATGCAGATGTTTGAAGAATTCAAAGATATTCGACGTACATGGAACCAGATTAACTTACCTCCCAACGTGTCGAGTTTCGTACCAAGTGAAACATATGATAGTGTATTTAGACCTGTCCCGGATCGTACTTATGAtctttcacccattcaaagggaagagacGTGGTCTAGAGAACCTATTGTGAATAGTAGCGGAAAACGTGTTAACATTAAGAAACTCTTTAGACAATATGAGCAGTTGGAAGAAGAGGGAGCAACGGAAGATACTCTTCAAGCAATTTCTAGGGCCATACATATGGAGGTTAACCGCTGTGTTGATAATGGAGAAGAGCCCCAAAAAGAAGATTCCGATGATGGTGAACCTTTGGAAAATATTGATACTGATGGTGATACTAGCTCAACTCATGATCATAATGGTCATTCTcatattcaaaaggaagaagttgagtctagAAACATTACAAttattgatgattctgatttatTTTCCGATGAGGAGGACTTGGTTATAGAAGAAACCAATGAATGTCTTGCCAAGAGTTTGAGTGAGAATGATGATACTTGTGATGTGGGAATGGAAGTGTCCAGCAGTACCGAGGATCCCGTAATACAAGAGGctatgcaaggtttgtctaaccctttatgtgaatctctatctaatgatgatcctcccaaACTAGAAGTAACTTCccaaagagttgttaatccatcttttaggacaatacctcatttggggctggaattatgtgcttctaaagttctttccgaatttcttgcttccaagtatccgccatatgtgtttgagtctaacaccatgcAGGTTTTCCGAGAGGAACAAATAGAAGTGCCTTCCACTTATGTtttgtatacacttccgagtgtagaaaggactaagtgtgggggtggcTCTCGTGGGATGATAATTTTACTTTTCCCACAATTTGCTAATATTCTTTTGAAGCTTTTGCAATATATGCAGATTGTTTTATGGGTGGatcctcaaattttcagattgttgatatatggggaGTCTATTTTGAATGTTTCTCGTATGCGTCAATTAGGTGCacaattccaattcttacttccttgtctttttcaagtattcctcttattctttttgcaatggtttgaaacaTTAATGACAATgttgatttaa
- the LOC113357715 gene encoding uncharacterized protein LOC113357715 isoform X2: MGDSYTSHTFQSSFMQMFEEFKDIRRTWNQINLPPNVSSFVPSETYDSVFRPVPDRTYDLSPIQREETWSREPIVNSSGKRVNIKKLFRQYEQLEEEGATEDTLQAISRAIHMEVNRCVDNGEEPQKEDSDDGEPLENIDTDGDTSSTHDHNGHSHIQKEEVESRNITIIDDSDLFSDEEDLVIEETNECLAKSLSENDDTCDVGMEVSSSTEDPVIQEAMQDC; this comes from the exons atgggggaTAGTTATACTTCTCATACGTTCCAATCTAGTTTCATGCAGATGTTTGAAGAATTCAAAGATATTCGACGTACATGGAACCAGATTAACTTACCTCCCAACGTGTCGAGTTTCGTACCAAGTGAAACATATGATAGTGTATTTAGACCTGTCCCGGATCGTACTTATGAtctttcacccattcaaagggaagagacGTGGTCTAGAGAACCTATTGTGAATAGTAGCGGAAAACGTGTTAACATTAAGAAACTCTTTAGACAATATGAGCAGTTGGAAGAAGAGGGAGCAACGGAAGATACTCTTCAAGCAATTTCTAGGGCCATACATATGGAGGTTAACCGCTGTGTTGATAATGGAGAAGAGCCCCAAAAAGAAGATTCCGATGATGGTGAACCTTTGGAAAATATTGATACTGATGGTGATACTAGCTCAACTCATGATCATAATGGTCATTCTcatattcaaaaggaagaagttgagtctagAAACATTACAAttattgatgattctgatttatTTTCCGATGAGGAGGACTTGGTTATAGAAGAAACCAATGAATGTCTTGCCAAGAGTTTGAGTGAGAATGATGATACTTGTGATGTGGGAATGGAAGTGTCCAGCAGTACCGAGGATCCCGTAATACAAGAGGctatgcaag attgttga